Proteins encoded in a region of the Dasypus novemcinctus isolate mDasNov1 chromosome 24, mDasNov1.1.hap2, whole genome shotgun sequence genome:
- the CABLES2 gene encoding CDK5 and ABL1 enzyme substrate 2, translating to MAAAAAGGAPGPAPGATPSPGPAAPPPPAAPGPGPGPAAARALRRRGDSRRRQAALFFLNNISLDGRPPSLGPSGEKPPPPPAEAREPPAPPPPPPPPAGPDPGLPGPAGRPPGAPQALLSPSQAPAGLALDVQRQRRRVASQRCSLEFLEDVVGCASAPRTKLAPGSPRHKGLKKTHFIKNMRQYDTRNSRIVLICAKRSLCAAFSVLPYGEGLRISDLRIDSQKQRHPSGGVSVSSEMVFELEGVELGADGKVVSYAQFLYPTNALGAHRSDSHGPAPPPRSSAPRALPGPRHKAVPSKSAPAGTELGTDPGDALEYNPNLLDDPRWPCGKHKRVLIFASYMTTVIEYVKPSDLKKDMNETFREKFPHIRLTLSKIRSLKREMRNLSEECSLEPVTVSMAYVYFEKLVLQGKLNKQNRKLCAGACVLLAAKISSDLRKNEVKQLIDKLEERFRFNRRDLIGFEFTVLVALELALYLPESQVLPHYRRLTQQF from the exons ATGGCCGCGGCCGCGGCGGGTGGGGCCCCGGGCCCGGCTCCCGGCGCGACCCCCAGCCCCGGGcccgccgcgccgccgccgcccgccgcccccggccctggccccgggcccgccgccgcccgcgcgctGCGGAGGCGCGGGGACTCGCGGCGCCGCCAGGCCGCGCTCTTCTTCCTCAACAACATCTCGCTGGACGGGCGGCCCCCGAGCCTGGGCCCGAGCGGAGAgaagccgccgccgccgcccgccgagGCCCGCgagccgcccgcgccgccgccgccgccgccgccgcccgccgggcccGACCCCGGGCTGCCCGGCCCCGCGGGCAGGCCCCCCGGCGCCCCCCAGGCCCTGCTCAGCCCCTCGCAGGCGCCCGCCGGCCTCGCCCTGGACGTGCAGCGCCAGAG AAGGCGCGTCGCCTCCCAGCGCTGCTCCCTAGAGTTTCTGGAAGATGTGGTGGGATGTGCCTCGGCGCCCAG AACCAAGCTCGCGCCCGGGTCCCCCCGCCACAAGGGCCTGAAGAAGACGCACTTCATCAAGAACATGCGGCAGTACGACACGAGAAACAGCAG GATCGTGCTCATCTGTGCCAAGCGGTCCCTGTGCGCAGCCTTCTCGGTCCTGCCCTATGGGGAAGGCCTGCGGATCAG CGACCTGCGGATAGACAGCCAGAAGCAGAGGCACCCGTCCGGCGGCGTCTCCGTGTCTTCCGAGATGGTCTTCGAGCTGGAGGGCGTCGAGCTAGGAGCGGACGGAAAG GTCGTGTCTTACGCACAGTTCCTGTACCCCACCAACGCCCTGGGCGCCCACCGGAGTGACAGCCACGGCCCGGCTCCCCCGCCTCGGTCCAGCGCCCCCCGGGCTCTGCCGGGGCCCAGACACAAAGCTGTCCCCTCCAAGTCGGCACCAGCTGGCACGGAGCTAG GCACGGACCCGGGCGACGCCCTGGAGTACAACCCCAACCTCCTGGACGACCCGCGGTGGCCCTGCGGCAAGCACAAGCGCGTGCTCATCTTCGCCTCGTACATG ACCACGGTCATCGAGTACGTGAAGCCCTCGGACCTCAAGAAGGACATGAACGAGACCTTCCGGGAGAAGTTCCCGCACATCAGGCTGACgctgagcaagatcaggag TTTAAAGCGGGAGATGCGGAACCTCTCGGAAGAGTGCAGCCTGGAGCCCGTGACGGTGTCGATGGCCTACGTGTACTTCGAGAAGCTCGTTCTGCAAGGCAAGCTCAACAAGCAGAACCGCAAGCTGTGCGCGGGCGCGTGCGTGCTGCTCGCCGCCAAGATCAGCAGTGACCTCCGGAAGAACGAAGTGAAGCAGCTCATCGAC AAGTTAGAAGAAAGGTTCCGGTTCAACAGACGAGACCTCATCGGGTTTGAGTTCACGGTGCTGGTGGCCTTGGAGCTTGCGCTGTACCTGCCCGAGAGCCAAGTGCTGCCGCATTACCGACGCCTCACCCAGCAGTTCTAG
- the RBBP8NL gene encoding RBBP8 N-terminal-like protein, which produces MESFVESLNRLKDIHEKEVLGLQSKLLELHAERGRDAQRLEELFTKNQQLREQQKALKENVRALENRLRAGLCDRCVVTQELARRKQHEFESSHLQSLQHIFLLTGEVNGLQEENRRLKGEVKRLRGLQARPSPLSREGGSDTPSPPPLPSPGGRKTGAEKPRGPQEDAEDASPSADGPPGRRTPPARASPGGALPEPRALDTGPQHISNQLHGTIALVRPGSRACPNDCGATDGTPPPPARCSPPLDSFLRASRAPAATYAPLKGGFRADGLSLLHRHPSLHSQDPRSAPPAPASPRPPALQAGEAWEEPAGLLDPLGGTRDPRLDSVLHALLAQQQLRALGRRARPGGPPPSPPASSSSDSPRSEVADAALKAAALRQGPLPRCPALGSPGGQEAAARVEGHAPDTPLDLSDPGRRRDVPKPTGRPGPRSPPAAQTDSPKPPQEPEAGPLPSGNGIKRARVAEPGRPPTPADPPPPLPGHDPSLPSAGGMGTEACPQRPDANGHPDAEPCRADTPRAESKDPGEPDSSDGEVATSAELGAEPGAPGQGPRCTCAQEHGQGQPRKRRRASDPGGRASRKPPRGRRQPQEALTARPWSPSGAERGSPSPSDGGWEPA; this is translated from the exons ATGGAGAGCTTCGTGGAGTCGCTGAACAGGCTGAAGGACATCCATGAGAAGGAGGTCCTGG GCCTGCAGAGCAAGCTGCTGGAGCTGCACGCGGAGCGGGGCCG GGACGCCCAGAGGCTGGAGGAGCTCTTCACCAAGAACCAGCAGCTCCGGGAGCAGCAGAAGGCGCTGAAGGAGAACGTGCGGGCGCTGGAGAACAG gctgcGGGCCGGCCTGTGCGACCGCTGCGTGGTCACCCAGGAGCTGGCCAGGAGGAAGCAGCACGAGTTCGAGAGCTCCCACCTCCAGAGCCTGCAGCACATCTTCCTCCTCA CCGGCGAGGTGAACGGGCTGCAGGAGGAGAACCGGAGGCTGAAGGGAGAGGTGAAGCGGCTCCGCGGCCTGCA GGCCAGGCCCTCGCCCCTGAGCAGGGAGGGCGGCTCGGACACCCCCTCGCCCCCGCCGCTCCCCTCCCCGGGCGGCCGGAAGACGGGCGCCGAGAAGCCGCGGGGGCCCCAGGAGGACGCCGAGGACGCGTCCCCGAGCGCAG ACGGGCCCCCGGGGCGCAGGACGCCTCCGGCCAGAGCCTCCCCGGGCGGCGCCCTGCCCGAGCCGCGGGCCCTGGACACG GGCCCCCAGCACATCTCCAACCAGCTGCACGGGACCATCGCCCTGGTGCGGCCCGGTTCGCGGGCGTGCCCCAACGACTGCGGTGCCACCGACGGGACGCCCCCGCCGCCTGCGAGGTGCAGCCCCCCCCTGGACAG CTTCCTGCGGGCCTCCCGGGCCCCCGCAGCGACCTACGCGCCCTTGAAGGGCGGCTTCCGGGCCGACGGCCTCAGCCTCCTGCACCGGCACCCGTCCCTGCACTCCCAGGACCCCCGCAGcgcgcccccagcccccgccagtccccggcccccggccctgcAGGCCGGGGAGGCCTGGGAGGAGCCCGCAGGCCTGCTGGACCCACTGGGGGGCACGCGCGACCCTCGGCTGGACAGCGTGCTGCATGCGCTCCTGGCTCAGCAGCAGCTGCGGGCACTGGGTCGCCGGGCCAGGCCGGGAggtccacccccctccccaccagccaGCTCCAGCTCTGACAGCCCCAGGAGCGAGGTGGCCGACGCAGCTCTGAAGGCAGCGGCGCTGCGCCAGGGGCCGCTCCCACGGTGCCCGGCGCTGGGCAGCCCCGGGGGCCAGGAGGCCGCGGCCAGGGTGGAGGGCCATGCCCCCGACACGCCGCTGGACCTGTCGGACCCGGGCCGGCGCCGGGACGTCCCCAAGCCCACCGGCCGGCCTGGGCCCCGCAGCCCCCCAGCTGCCCAGACGGACAGCCCGAAGCCACCACAGGAGCCCGAGGCCGGACCCCTGCCCTCCGGCAACGGCATCAAGAGGGCCAGGGTGGCAGAGCCCGGgcggccccccacccccgcg GaccccccacctcctctcccGGGACATGACCCCAGCCTGCCCTCGGCAGGGGGCATGGGAACGGAGGCCTGTCCCCAGCGGCCGGACGCTAACGGCCACCCAG ACGCAGAGCCCTGCAGGGCCGACACGCCGAGGGCAGAGTCCAAAGACCCGGGCGAGCCGGACTCCTCGGACGGCGAG GTGGCCACGAGTGCCGAGCTGGGCGCCGAGCCGGGCGCACCGGGGCAAGGACCCAGGTGCACCTGCGCCCAGGAGCACGGgcaggggcagccgcggaagcggAGACGGGCCTCAGACCCCGGGGGCAGAG CCTCCAGGAAGCCGCCCCGGGGCAGAAGGCAGCCACAGGAGGCCCTGACTGCCAGGCCCTGGAGCCCGAGCGGCGCGGAGCGCGGCAGCCCCTCACCCAGCGACGGGGGCTGGGAGCCTGCCTAG
- the RPS21 gene encoding small ribosomal subunit protein eS21: protein MQNDAGEFVDLYVPRKCSASNRIIGAKDHASIQMNVAEVDKVTGRFNGQFKTFAICGAIRRMGESDDSILRLAKADSIVSKNF, encoded by the exons ATGCAGAACGACGCTGGCGAGTTCGTGGACCTCTACGTGCCGCGGAAGTG CTCCGCCAGCAACCGCATTATCGGCGCCAAGGACCACGCGTCCATCCAGATGAACGTGGCCGAG GTGGACAAGGTCACAGGCAGGTTCAACGGCCAGTTTAAAACCTTCGCCATCTGCGGGGCCATTCGCAGGATG ggTGAATCAGATGACTCCATTCTCCGACTGGCCAAAGCCGACAGCATTGTCTCAAA GAACTTCTGA